Proteins encoded by one window of Brienomyrus brachyistius isolate T26 chromosome 1, BBRACH_0.4, whole genome shotgun sequence:
- the LOC125706065 gene encoding 5-hydroxytryptamine receptor 1F-like translates to MDVYDRNVSDLSVDYFNKTTTIKILLSLTLSLLAVITTTINSMVITAIIVTRKLHHPANYLICSLAVTDLLVAVLVMPFSIVYIVKESWVMGQVVCNMWLSVDITCCTCSILHLAAIALDRYHAITDAVEYARKRTCRRATVMIATVWVMSVFISLPPLIWRHHQTRGDDECLIKHDHIAFTIYSTFGAFYIPLGLILILYYKIYRAAKSLYVKRGTTRLSKRTMNGTMLPLFSDREPQSPDTLSPQEKSFSDLSTEGDRVRITSKSPPGGSRRERSSRKHRVSSTRERKAATTLGLILGAFVICWLPFFLKEVIVNTCATCSTSVEVADFLTWLGYLNSLINPLIYTIFNEDFKKAFKKLMRCGRYIQ, encoded by the coding sequence ATGGATGTATATGATAGAAACGTGTCAGACCTTTCTGTGGATTATTTTAACAAAACTACAACAATTAAGATTCTCCTTTCCCTGACATTGTCCTTGCTGGCAGTGATCACCACCACTATTAACTCTATGGTCATCACAGCTATCATTGTCACCCGTAAGTTGCACCACCCTGCCAACTACCTCATCTGCTCCTTGGCTGTTACCGACCTCCTGGTGGCTGTCCTGGTGATGCCCTTCAGCATCGTCTATATTGTGAAGGAGTCTTGGGTTATGGGCCAGGTGGTGTGTAACATGTGGCTGAGTGTGGACATCACCTGCTGCACCTGTTCCATCCTCCATCTGGCTGCCATTGCCTTGGACCGCTACCACGCGATTACGGACGCGGTGGAGTATGCCCGAAAGCGGACCTGCCGGCGTGCCACCGTCATGATTGCTACAGTGTGGGTCATGTCCGTGTTCATCTCCCTTCCTCCGCTCATCTGGAGGCATCACCAGACAAGAGGGGATGATGAATGTCTCATTAAGCACGACCACATTGCCTTCACCATCTATTCGACCTTTGGGGCCTTCTACATTCCCCTTGGCCTCATTCTCATTCTCTACTACAAGATCTACCGGGCCGCCAAGAGCCTCTATGTCAAGCGGGGTACTACCAGGCTTAGCAAGCGAACTATGAATGGTACTATGCTGCCTTTGTTCTCTGACAGGGAGCCACAGAGCCCCGACACTCTTAGCCCACAGGAGAAGTCATTTTCCGATCTTTCCACGGAGGGGGACCGTGTACGAATTACCAGTAAAAGCCCCCCAGGTGGGTCCCGTAGGGAAAGGTCCagcaggaagcacagggtaTCCAGTACCCGGGAGAGGAAAGCAGCCACTACCCTGGGCCTGATCCTGGGGGCTTTTGTCATCTGCTGGCTACCATTCTTCCTGAAAGAGGTCATTGTCAACACATGTGCTACCTGCAGTACGTCTGTGGAGGTGGCTGACTTCCTGACCTGGCTTGGGTACCTCAACTCCCTTATCAATCCACTCATATACACAATCTTCAATGAGGACTTCAAAAAGGCCTTTAAGAAACTGATGAGGTGTGGCCGTTATATTCAATAG